In Dromiciops gliroides isolate mDroGli1 chromosome 4, mDroGli1.pri, whole genome shotgun sequence, one DNA window encodes the following:
- the RGL2 gene encoding ral guanine nucleotide dissociation stimulator-like 2 isoform X3 — translation MIPRPLRLLLDSGGASPGGVVLSGFRSRDPEGGGGLGVGGEEEEEEEEEEAPVSVWDEDEDGATFTVTSRQYRPLDPSAPMPPPRSSRRLRAGTLSALVRHLLDARTSGSDLTFMPTFLATHRAFTSTSTVLGLLADRLEALESSPSADLEKTRGLIPSPLRLAISVLSTWLTSHPEDFGSEVRGQLDRLESFLLRTGDAAGEVVGGDIVDLIRDLRSRVALPAPDPPKPLVPPGDPPADPTDVLVFLADHLAEQLTLLDAELFLSLVPSQCLGAIWGHRDRPGHSHLCPSVRATVTQFNKVAGAVVSSVLGATASGEGLEEVNIRPLRPPQRARLLEKWIRVAEECRLLRNFSSVYAVVSALQSSPVHRLRLAWGEITRDSLRLFSNLCQIFSEEDNYSQSRELLLQEVKGPSPLEPNTKKPVRNVPPRGGGVVPYLGTFLKDLVMLDAASRDELENGYINFDKRRKEFSVLSELRRLQEECRGYDLHPDPDVQQWLQRLQPLTEAQSHRVSCEVEQPGVSDPPAPRMLRPTLVISHWTDVLGSVGGPTPLVSWDQPGPREDDTTATPAPLLTRLAQHMKWPSVSSLDSALDGASSSHTPDPGFLSPTAHSPRPPRGHRRSASCGSPLSSGAGEATSSGTASGSGRGSGPGTSDCRIIRVQMELGEDGSVYKSILVTSQDKAPSVISCVLKKNNRDPAIAAEYELVQLLPGDRELTIPPSANVFYAMDGASRDFLLRHRRRPSSVTPEALVTVVGC, via the exons ATGATCCCTAGGCCCCTGCGACTGCTGCTGGACTCGGGAGGGGCCTCCCCTGGGGGAGTCGTGCTGAGCGGCTTTAGGAGCCGGGACCCCGAAGGGGGCGGGGGCCTAGGGGTGGgcggggaggaagaggaggaggaggaagaggaagag GCCCCTGTGTCTGTCtgggatgaagatgaggatggtGCCACCTTTACTGTCACCAGTCGTCAATATCGGCCCCTTGATCCCTCG GCTCCTATGCCTCCTCCTCGTTCTTCCCGTCGACTTCGGGCTGGGACTCTATCTGCTCTGGTCAGACATCTGCTGGATGCCCGGACGTCAGGGTCTGACTTGACCTTCATGCCAACCTTTTTGGCCACCCACAGGGCATTCACCTCCACATCGACTGTACTGGGATTGTTGGCTGACAG acTGGAGGCCCTAGAGTCCAGTCCCAGTGCTGATTTGGAAAAGACAAGAGG GCTGATCCCCTCCCCCCTTAGGTTAGCCATCTCTGTTCTGTCAACCTGGCTGACCTCTCACCCTGAGGATTTTGGCTCTGAGGTCAGGGGTCAGCTTGACCGGCTTGAAAGCTTCCTGCTACGGACAGGGGATGCAGCAGGGGAGGTTGTTGGGGGGGACATCGTTGATCTCATCCGAGACCTCCGATCCCGGGTGGCCCTCCCAGCCCCTGACCCTCCTAAGCCCCTGGTCCCCCCTGGCGATCCCCCTGCTGACCCCACGGATGTTCTGGTGTTCCTCGCTGACCACTTGGCCGAGCAGCTGACCCTGCTGGATGCG GAGCTGTTCCTCTCCTTGGTCCCTTCTCAGTGCCTGGGGGCAATATGGGGCCACAGGGACCGACCCGGTCACTCCCACCTCTGCCCCTCTGTCAGAGCGACAGTGACTCAGTTCAACAAGGTGGCTGGAGCTGTAGTCAGCTCTGTCTTAGGAGCCACAGCATCTGGAGAGGGACTTGAGGAGGTGAACATCCGGCCCCTCCGACCCCCCCAGAGGGCAAGACTCTTGGAGAAATGGATCCGGGTGGCAGAG GAGTGCCGTCTTCTCCGGAATTTCTCATCTGTTTATGCTGTCGTATCTGCCCTTCAGTCCAGTCCTGTCCACAGGCTCCGGTTGGCCTGGGGAGAGATTACGAG GGACAGTCTTCGACTCTTCTCCAACCTCTGTCAGATATTCTCAGAGGAGGATAATTACTCCCAAAGCCGGGAGCTACTACTACAG GAGGTGAAGGGGCCTTCGCCACTGGAGCCAAACACCAAGAAGCCTGTGAGAAATGTGCCTCCTCGGGGTGGG GGTGTGGTCCCCTACCTCGGCACCTTCCTGAAAGATCTTGTGATGCTGGATGCAGCCTCCAGGGATGAGCTAGAG aATGGTTATATCAACTTTGACAAGAGGAGGAAG GAATTCTCTGTCCTGTCTGAGCTTAGACGTCTTCAGGAAGAATGTCGAGGTTATGACCTCCACCCTGATCCTGACGTCCAGCAGTGGCTTCAGAGGCTCCAGCCCCTGACGGAGGCTCAAAG TCACCGTGTGTCTTGTGAAGTGGAGCAACCTGGAGTCAGCGATCCCCCTGCTCCTCGGATGCTTCGGCCGACACTGGTCATCTCTCACTGGACAGA TGTACTGGGATCTGTTGGGGGTCCCACTCCCCTGGTCTCCTGGGATCAGCCTGGTCCAAGGGAGGATGACACAACTGCCACTCCTGCCCCTTTGCTCACTCGGCTTGCCCAG CACATGAAATGGCCATCTGTTTCCTCTCTGGACTCCGCCCTGGATGGGGCTTCTTCCTCCCACACTCCCGATCCTGGTTTCCTCTCCCCGACAGCCCACTCTCCCAGGCCTCCCCGGGGTCACCGCCGTTCTGCCTCCTGTGGCTCTCCTCTCAGCAGTGGTGCAGGGGAGGCCACTTCCTCTGGGACAGCGTCTGGGAGTGGGCGGGGAAGTGGACCAGGGACCTCTGACTGTCGAATCATCCGTGTGCAGATGGAGCTTGGGGAGGATGGCAGTGTCTACAAGAGCATACTG GTGACAAGCCAGGACAAGGCTCCAAGTGTTATCAGTTgtgtcctgaaaaaaaataatcggGATCCAGCAATAGCTGCAGAGTATGAGTTGGTGCAACTGCTGCCAGGCGATCGAG AGCTGACCATTCCACCATCAGCTAACGTCTTCTATGCCATGGATGGTGCTTCTCGTGATTTCCTCCTGAGGCATCGACGGCGACCCTCTTCAGTGACTCCAG AAGCCTTGGTGACTGTTGTTGGATGTTAG
- the RGL2 gene encoding ral guanine nucleotide dissociation stimulator-like 2 isoform X5, protein MPPPRSSRRLRAGTLSALVRHLLDARTSGSDLTFMPTFLATHRAFTSTSTVLGLLADRLEALESSPSADLEKTRGLIPSPLRLAISVLSTWLTSHPEDFGSEVRGQLDRLESFLLRTGDAAGEVVGGDIVDLIRDLRSRVALPAPDPPKPLVPPGDPPADPTDVLVFLADHLAEQLTLLDAELFLSLVPSQCLGAIWGHRDRPGHSHLCPSVRATVTQFNKVAGAVVSSVLGATASGEGLEEVNIRPLRPPQRARLLEKWIRVAEECRLLRNFSSVYAVVSALQSSPVHRLRLAWGEITRDSLRLFSNLCQIFSEEDNYSQSRELLLQEVKGPSPLEPNTKKPVRNVPPRGGGVVPYLGTFLKDLVMLDAASRDELENGYINFDKRRKEFSVLSELRRLQEECRGYDLHPDPDVQQWLQRLQPLTEAQSHRVSCEVEQPGVSDPPAPRMLRPTLVISHWTDVLGSVGGPTPLVSWDQPGPREDDTTATPAPLLTRLAQHMKWPSVSSLDSALDGASSSHTPDPGFLSPTAHSPRPPRGHRRSASCGSPLSSGAGEATSSGTASGSGRGSGPGTSDCRIIRVQMELGEDGSVYKSILVTSQDKAPSVISCVLKKNNRDPAIAAEYELVQLLPGDRELTIPPSANVFYAMDGASRDFLLRHRRRPSSVTPGLASGPTTPANPPSEGGGGSFPRIKAKGRKIARALF, encoded by the exons ATGCCTCCTCCTCGTTCTTCCCGTCGACTTCGGGCTGGGACTCTATCTGCTCTGGTCAGACATCTGCTGGATGCCCGGACGTCAGGGTCTGACTTGACCTTCATGCCAACCTTTTTGGCCACCCACAGGGCATTCACCTCCACATCGACTGTACTGGGATTGTTGGCTGACAG acTGGAGGCCCTAGAGTCCAGTCCCAGTGCTGATTTGGAAAAGACAAGAGG GCTGATCCCCTCCCCCCTTAGGTTAGCCATCTCTGTTCTGTCAACCTGGCTGACCTCTCACCCTGAGGATTTTGGCTCTGAGGTCAGGGGTCAGCTTGACCGGCTTGAAAGCTTCCTGCTACGGACAGGGGATGCAGCAGGGGAGGTTGTTGGGGGGGACATCGTTGATCTCATCCGAGACCTCCGATCCCGGGTGGCCCTCCCAGCCCCTGACCCTCCTAAGCCCCTGGTCCCCCCTGGCGATCCCCCTGCTGACCCCACGGATGTTCTGGTGTTCCTCGCTGACCACTTGGCCGAGCAGCTGACCCTGCTGGATGCG GAGCTGTTCCTCTCCTTGGTCCCTTCTCAGTGCCTGGGGGCAATATGGGGCCACAGGGACCGACCCGGTCACTCCCACCTCTGCCCCTCTGTCAGAGCGACAGTGACTCAGTTCAACAAGGTGGCTGGAGCTGTAGTCAGCTCTGTCTTAGGAGCCACAGCATCTGGAGAGGGACTTGAGGAGGTGAACATCCGGCCCCTCCGACCCCCCCAGAGGGCAAGACTCTTGGAGAAATGGATCCGGGTGGCAGAG GAGTGCCGTCTTCTCCGGAATTTCTCATCTGTTTATGCTGTCGTATCTGCCCTTCAGTCCAGTCCTGTCCACAGGCTCCGGTTGGCCTGGGGAGAGATTACGAG GGACAGTCTTCGACTCTTCTCCAACCTCTGTCAGATATTCTCAGAGGAGGATAATTACTCCCAAAGCCGGGAGCTACTACTACAG GAGGTGAAGGGGCCTTCGCCACTGGAGCCAAACACCAAGAAGCCTGTGAGAAATGTGCCTCCTCGGGGTGGG GGTGTGGTCCCCTACCTCGGCACCTTCCTGAAAGATCTTGTGATGCTGGATGCAGCCTCCAGGGATGAGCTAGAG aATGGTTATATCAACTTTGACAAGAGGAGGAAG GAATTCTCTGTCCTGTCTGAGCTTAGACGTCTTCAGGAAGAATGTCGAGGTTATGACCTCCACCCTGATCCTGACGTCCAGCAGTGGCTTCAGAGGCTCCAGCCCCTGACGGAGGCTCAAAG TCACCGTGTGTCTTGTGAAGTGGAGCAACCTGGAGTCAGCGATCCCCCTGCTCCTCGGATGCTTCGGCCGACACTGGTCATCTCTCACTGGACAGA TGTACTGGGATCTGTTGGGGGTCCCACTCCCCTGGTCTCCTGGGATCAGCCTGGTCCAAGGGAGGATGACACAACTGCCACTCCTGCCCCTTTGCTCACTCGGCTTGCCCAG CACATGAAATGGCCATCTGTTTCCTCTCTGGACTCCGCCCTGGATGGGGCTTCTTCCTCCCACACTCCCGATCCTGGTTTCCTCTCCCCGACAGCCCACTCTCCCAGGCCTCCCCGGGGTCACCGCCGTTCTGCCTCCTGTGGCTCTCCTCTCAGCAGTGGTGCAGGGGAGGCCACTTCCTCTGGGACAGCGTCTGGGAGTGGGCGGGGAAGTGGACCAGGGACCTCTGACTGTCGAATCATCCGTGTGCAGATGGAGCTTGGGGAGGATGGCAGTGTCTACAAGAGCATACTG GTGACAAGCCAGGACAAGGCTCCAAGTGTTATCAGTTgtgtcctgaaaaaaaataatcggGATCCAGCAATAGCTGCAGAGTATGAGTTGGTGCAACTGCTGCCAGGCGATCGAG AGCTGACCATTCCACCATCAGCTAACGTCTTCTATGCCATGGATGGTGCTTCTCGTGATTTCCTCCTGAGGCATCGACGGCGACCCTCTTCAGTGACTCCAGGTCTTGCTAGTGGACCCACTACCCCTGCAAATCCTCCCAGCGAGGGAGGAGGAGGCTCCTTCCCCAGGATCAAGGCCAAGGGACGAAAAATTGCTCGAGCACTGTTCTGA
- the RGL2 gene encoding ral guanine nucleotide dissociation stimulator-like 2 isoform X2: MIPRPLRLLLDSGGASPGGVVLSGFRSRDPEGGGGLGVGGEEEEEEEEEEAPVSVWDEDEDGATFTVTSRQYRPLDPSAPMPPPRSSRRLRAGTLSALVRHLLDARTSGSDLTFMPTFLATHRAFTSTSTVLGLLADRLEALESSPSADLEKTRGLAISVLSTWLTSHPEDFGSEVRGQLDRLESFLLRTGDAAGEVVGGDIVDLIRDLRSRVALPAPDPPKPLVPPGDPPADPTDVLVFLADHLAEQLTLLDAELFLSLVPSQCLGAIWGHRDRPGHSHLCPSVRATVTQFNKVAGAVVSSVLGATASGEGLEEVNIRPLRPPQRARLLEKWIRVAEECRLLRNFSSVYAVVSALQSSPVHRLRLAWGEITRDSLRLFSNLCQIFSEEDNYSQSRELLLQEVKGPSPLEPNTKKPVRNVPPRGGGVVPYLGTFLKDLVMLDAASRDELENGYINFDKRRKEFSVLSELRRLQEECRGYDLHPDPDVQQWLQRLQPLTEAQSHRVSCEVEQPGVSDPPAPRMLRPTLVISHWTDVLGSVGGPTPLVSWDQPGPREDDTTATPAPLLTRLAQHMKWPSVSSLDSALDGASSSHTPDPGFLSPTAHSPRPPRGHRRSASCGSPLSSGAGEATSSGTASGSGRGSGPGTSDCRIIRVQMELGEDGSVYKSILVTSQDKAPSVISCVLKKNNRDPAIAAEYELVQLLPGDRELTIPPSANVFYAMDGASRDFLLRHRRRPSSVTPGLASGPTTPANPPSEGGGGSFPRIKAKGRKIARALF; the protein is encoded by the exons ATGATCCCTAGGCCCCTGCGACTGCTGCTGGACTCGGGAGGGGCCTCCCCTGGGGGAGTCGTGCTGAGCGGCTTTAGGAGCCGGGACCCCGAAGGGGGCGGGGGCCTAGGGGTGGgcggggaggaagaggaggaggaggaagaggaagag GCCCCTGTGTCTGTCtgggatgaagatgaggatggtGCCACCTTTACTGTCACCAGTCGTCAATATCGGCCCCTTGATCCCTCG GCTCCTATGCCTCCTCCTCGTTCTTCCCGTCGACTTCGGGCTGGGACTCTATCTGCTCTGGTCAGACATCTGCTGGATGCCCGGACGTCAGGGTCTGACTTGACCTTCATGCCAACCTTTTTGGCCACCCACAGGGCATTCACCTCCACATCGACTGTACTGGGATTGTTGGCTGACAG acTGGAGGCCCTAGAGTCCAGTCCCAGTGCTGATTTGGAAAAGACAAGAGG GTTAGCCATCTCTGTTCTGTCAACCTGGCTGACCTCTCACCCTGAGGATTTTGGCTCTGAGGTCAGGGGTCAGCTTGACCGGCTTGAAAGCTTCCTGCTACGGACAGGGGATGCAGCAGGGGAGGTTGTTGGGGGGGACATCGTTGATCTCATCCGAGACCTCCGATCCCGGGTGGCCCTCCCAGCCCCTGACCCTCCTAAGCCCCTGGTCCCCCCTGGCGATCCCCCTGCTGACCCCACGGATGTTCTGGTGTTCCTCGCTGACCACTTGGCCGAGCAGCTGACCCTGCTGGATGCG GAGCTGTTCCTCTCCTTGGTCCCTTCTCAGTGCCTGGGGGCAATATGGGGCCACAGGGACCGACCCGGTCACTCCCACCTCTGCCCCTCTGTCAGAGCGACAGTGACTCAGTTCAACAAGGTGGCTGGAGCTGTAGTCAGCTCTGTCTTAGGAGCCACAGCATCTGGAGAGGGACTTGAGGAGGTGAACATCCGGCCCCTCCGACCCCCCCAGAGGGCAAGACTCTTGGAGAAATGGATCCGGGTGGCAGAG GAGTGCCGTCTTCTCCGGAATTTCTCATCTGTTTATGCTGTCGTATCTGCCCTTCAGTCCAGTCCTGTCCACAGGCTCCGGTTGGCCTGGGGAGAGATTACGAG GGACAGTCTTCGACTCTTCTCCAACCTCTGTCAGATATTCTCAGAGGAGGATAATTACTCCCAAAGCCGGGAGCTACTACTACAG GAGGTGAAGGGGCCTTCGCCACTGGAGCCAAACACCAAGAAGCCTGTGAGAAATGTGCCTCCTCGGGGTGGG GGTGTGGTCCCCTACCTCGGCACCTTCCTGAAAGATCTTGTGATGCTGGATGCAGCCTCCAGGGATGAGCTAGAG aATGGTTATATCAACTTTGACAAGAGGAGGAAG GAATTCTCTGTCCTGTCTGAGCTTAGACGTCTTCAGGAAGAATGTCGAGGTTATGACCTCCACCCTGATCCTGACGTCCAGCAGTGGCTTCAGAGGCTCCAGCCCCTGACGGAGGCTCAAAG TCACCGTGTGTCTTGTGAAGTGGAGCAACCTGGAGTCAGCGATCCCCCTGCTCCTCGGATGCTTCGGCCGACACTGGTCATCTCTCACTGGACAGA TGTACTGGGATCTGTTGGGGGTCCCACTCCCCTGGTCTCCTGGGATCAGCCTGGTCCAAGGGAGGATGACACAACTGCCACTCCTGCCCCTTTGCTCACTCGGCTTGCCCAG CACATGAAATGGCCATCTGTTTCCTCTCTGGACTCCGCCCTGGATGGGGCTTCTTCCTCCCACACTCCCGATCCTGGTTTCCTCTCCCCGACAGCCCACTCTCCCAGGCCTCCCCGGGGTCACCGCCGTTCTGCCTCCTGTGGCTCTCCTCTCAGCAGTGGTGCAGGGGAGGCCACTTCCTCTGGGACAGCGTCTGGGAGTGGGCGGGGAAGTGGACCAGGGACCTCTGACTGTCGAATCATCCGTGTGCAGATGGAGCTTGGGGAGGATGGCAGTGTCTACAAGAGCATACTG GTGACAAGCCAGGACAAGGCTCCAAGTGTTATCAGTTgtgtcctgaaaaaaaataatcggGATCCAGCAATAGCTGCAGAGTATGAGTTGGTGCAACTGCTGCCAGGCGATCGAG AGCTGACCATTCCACCATCAGCTAACGTCTTCTATGCCATGGATGGTGCTTCTCGTGATTTCCTCCTGAGGCATCGACGGCGACCCTCTTCAGTGACTCCAGGTCTTGCTAGTGGACCCACTACCCCTGCAAATCCTCCCAGCGAGGGAGGAGGAGGCTCCTTCCCCAGGATCAAGGCCAAGGGACGAAAAATTGCTCGAGCACTGTTCTGA
- the RGL2 gene encoding ral guanine nucleotide dissociation stimulator-like 2 isoform X1, with amino-acid sequence MIPRPLRLLLDSGGASPGGVVLSGFRSRDPEGGGGLGVGGEEEEEEEEEEAPVSVWDEDEDGATFTVTSRQYRPLDPSAPMPPPRSSRRLRAGTLSALVRHLLDARTSGSDLTFMPTFLATHRAFTSTSTVLGLLADRLEALESSPSADLEKTRGLIPSPLRLAISVLSTWLTSHPEDFGSEVRGQLDRLESFLLRTGDAAGEVVGGDIVDLIRDLRSRVALPAPDPPKPLVPPGDPPADPTDVLVFLADHLAEQLTLLDAELFLSLVPSQCLGAIWGHRDRPGHSHLCPSVRATVTQFNKVAGAVVSSVLGATASGEGLEEVNIRPLRPPQRARLLEKWIRVAEECRLLRNFSSVYAVVSALQSSPVHRLRLAWGEITRDSLRLFSNLCQIFSEEDNYSQSRELLLQEVKGPSPLEPNTKKPVRNVPPRGGGVVPYLGTFLKDLVMLDAASRDELENGYINFDKRRKEFSVLSELRRLQEECRGYDLHPDPDVQQWLQRLQPLTEAQSHRVSCEVEQPGVSDPPAPRMLRPTLVISHWTDVLGSVGGPTPLVSWDQPGPREDDTTATPAPLLTRLAQHMKWPSVSSLDSALDGASSSHTPDPGFLSPTAHSPRPPRGHRRSASCGSPLSSGAGEATSSGTASGSGRGSGPGTSDCRIIRVQMELGEDGSVYKSILVTSQDKAPSVISCVLKKNNRDPAIAAEYELVQLLPGDRELTIPPSANVFYAMDGASRDFLLRHRRRPSSVTPGLASGPTTPANPPSEGGGGSFPRIKAKGRKIARALF; translated from the exons ATGATCCCTAGGCCCCTGCGACTGCTGCTGGACTCGGGAGGGGCCTCCCCTGGGGGAGTCGTGCTGAGCGGCTTTAGGAGCCGGGACCCCGAAGGGGGCGGGGGCCTAGGGGTGGgcggggaggaagaggaggaggaggaagaggaagag GCCCCTGTGTCTGTCtgggatgaagatgaggatggtGCCACCTTTACTGTCACCAGTCGTCAATATCGGCCCCTTGATCCCTCG GCTCCTATGCCTCCTCCTCGTTCTTCCCGTCGACTTCGGGCTGGGACTCTATCTGCTCTGGTCAGACATCTGCTGGATGCCCGGACGTCAGGGTCTGACTTGACCTTCATGCCAACCTTTTTGGCCACCCACAGGGCATTCACCTCCACATCGACTGTACTGGGATTGTTGGCTGACAG acTGGAGGCCCTAGAGTCCAGTCCCAGTGCTGATTTGGAAAAGACAAGAGG GCTGATCCCCTCCCCCCTTAGGTTAGCCATCTCTGTTCTGTCAACCTGGCTGACCTCTCACCCTGAGGATTTTGGCTCTGAGGTCAGGGGTCAGCTTGACCGGCTTGAAAGCTTCCTGCTACGGACAGGGGATGCAGCAGGGGAGGTTGTTGGGGGGGACATCGTTGATCTCATCCGAGACCTCCGATCCCGGGTGGCCCTCCCAGCCCCTGACCCTCCTAAGCCCCTGGTCCCCCCTGGCGATCCCCCTGCTGACCCCACGGATGTTCTGGTGTTCCTCGCTGACCACTTGGCCGAGCAGCTGACCCTGCTGGATGCG GAGCTGTTCCTCTCCTTGGTCCCTTCTCAGTGCCTGGGGGCAATATGGGGCCACAGGGACCGACCCGGTCACTCCCACCTCTGCCCCTCTGTCAGAGCGACAGTGACTCAGTTCAACAAGGTGGCTGGAGCTGTAGTCAGCTCTGTCTTAGGAGCCACAGCATCTGGAGAGGGACTTGAGGAGGTGAACATCCGGCCCCTCCGACCCCCCCAGAGGGCAAGACTCTTGGAGAAATGGATCCGGGTGGCAGAG GAGTGCCGTCTTCTCCGGAATTTCTCATCTGTTTATGCTGTCGTATCTGCCCTTCAGTCCAGTCCTGTCCACAGGCTCCGGTTGGCCTGGGGAGAGATTACGAG GGACAGTCTTCGACTCTTCTCCAACCTCTGTCAGATATTCTCAGAGGAGGATAATTACTCCCAAAGCCGGGAGCTACTACTACAG GAGGTGAAGGGGCCTTCGCCACTGGAGCCAAACACCAAGAAGCCTGTGAGAAATGTGCCTCCTCGGGGTGGG GGTGTGGTCCCCTACCTCGGCACCTTCCTGAAAGATCTTGTGATGCTGGATGCAGCCTCCAGGGATGAGCTAGAG aATGGTTATATCAACTTTGACAAGAGGAGGAAG GAATTCTCTGTCCTGTCTGAGCTTAGACGTCTTCAGGAAGAATGTCGAGGTTATGACCTCCACCCTGATCCTGACGTCCAGCAGTGGCTTCAGAGGCTCCAGCCCCTGACGGAGGCTCAAAG TCACCGTGTGTCTTGTGAAGTGGAGCAACCTGGAGTCAGCGATCCCCCTGCTCCTCGGATGCTTCGGCCGACACTGGTCATCTCTCACTGGACAGA TGTACTGGGATCTGTTGGGGGTCCCACTCCCCTGGTCTCCTGGGATCAGCCTGGTCCAAGGGAGGATGACACAACTGCCACTCCTGCCCCTTTGCTCACTCGGCTTGCCCAG CACATGAAATGGCCATCTGTTTCCTCTCTGGACTCCGCCCTGGATGGGGCTTCTTCCTCCCACACTCCCGATCCTGGTTTCCTCTCCCCGACAGCCCACTCTCCCAGGCCTCCCCGGGGTCACCGCCGTTCTGCCTCCTGTGGCTCTCCTCTCAGCAGTGGTGCAGGGGAGGCCACTTCCTCTGGGACAGCGTCTGGGAGTGGGCGGGGAAGTGGACCAGGGACCTCTGACTGTCGAATCATCCGTGTGCAGATGGAGCTTGGGGAGGATGGCAGTGTCTACAAGAGCATACTG GTGACAAGCCAGGACAAGGCTCCAAGTGTTATCAGTTgtgtcctgaaaaaaaataatcggGATCCAGCAATAGCTGCAGAGTATGAGTTGGTGCAACTGCTGCCAGGCGATCGAG AGCTGACCATTCCACCATCAGCTAACGTCTTCTATGCCATGGATGGTGCTTCTCGTGATTTCCTCCTGAGGCATCGACGGCGACCCTCTTCAGTGACTCCAGGTCTTGCTAGTGGACCCACTACCCCTGCAAATCCTCCCAGCGAGGGAGGAGGAGGCTCCTTCCCCAGGATCAAGGCCAAGGGACGAAAAATTGCTCGAGCACTGTTCTGA